In the Podospora pseudocomata strain CBS 415.72m chromosome 5, whole genome shotgun sequence genome, one interval contains:
- a CDS encoding hypothetical protein (EggNog:ENOG503NVV2; COG:S) yields the protein MAQITRTGSPGEVSDILPRSSTNTYQYSPFSKDAEKSSIRLIRLLPGYPSSPVVVELVTVPLDPGKIPYYEAVSYVWGTSYQQYEIACDGLSMAVSESALLALRRFRFVDHIRLLWIDQICINQQDDKEKSSQVMLMGEIYGTASQVLVYLGEADDTSDKAMDYISERRAQQEEWPRQFVVQVLSRPWFSRVWILQEVALAHTSLVICGAKCVPWPCFPEWWTRNELLLGPEVNPPPVLSYGLSVMKRFTLLQQLHDTRHSKATLALDKIYALLALLQPEDRIGVLVDYSLSTAEVYTSVAKSIIERTKSLAILSGKEEKPYVERERLPSWVPDWGTVPSTVSLGLANKYLDPFDAGGKPACRVNISIPLNGPPTLHCLGITFDTVKKLSLSTMRPGQDAATNNVEVLVDWLDLISGSSSSVVSETADYLIGQFNQNLRGVSSYSRSPPQPPKFAYSLWTTIQALSTPTLQLEPAELHARNNRGEPTSSTLKFCYERKLFLTHSGALGLGPPDLLQGDTVAVLLGAPVPHILRRLPSSEQNNSANVYALVGECFVDGIMAGEALNHLQDQLKEMGHRCRTFAKSCSNAPLETFCIQ from the exons ATGGCTCAAATTACGAGGACGGGTTCTCCAGGCGAAGTCTCAGACATTCTACCACGATCCTCTACAAATACCTACCAGTATTCTCCCTTTTCAAAGGACGCCGAAAAATCTTCGATACGTTTAATTCGACTTCTTCCAGGATACCCAAGCTCGCCTGTCGTTGTAGAGCTTGTAACAGTTCCACTGGATCCAGGCAAAATACCGTATTATGAGGCCGTCTCGTATGTCTGGGGGACTTCATACCAGCAGTACGAAATAGCGTGTGATGGTCTGTCCATGGCTGTTAGTGAAAGTGCTCTGTTGGCCTTGAGACGGTTTCGATTTGTTGATCATatcag GCTTCTCTGGATCGATCAGATATGCATCAACCAGCAagacgacaaggagaagtCCTCCCAAGTCATGCTCATGGGCGAAATCTACGGAACTGCGAGCCAAGTCCTGGTCTATCTCGGGGAGGCCGACGACACAAGTGACAAAGCAATGGACTACATCTCTGAGCGACGCGCACAGCAGGAGGAATGGCCTCGTCAGTTTGTGGTCCAGGTCTTGTCACGTCCCTGGTTTAGCAGGGTCTGGATCCTTCAAGAGGTTGCTCTTGCCCACACATCACTGGTCATTTGTGGCGCCAAATGCGTGCCGTGGCCTTGTTTTCCCGAATGGTGGACACGAAACGAATTGCTACTCGGGCCCGAGGTCAACCCGCCGCCTGTCTTGTCATACGGACTCAGTGTCATGAAGCGCTTTACGCTTTTACAGCAGCTTCACGATACCCGACATAGCAAGGCCACTCTGGCTCTTGACAAGATATACGCTCTCTTGGCGTTACTGCAGCCCGAAGACAGGATTGGGGTTCTCGTGGATTACAGTTTGTCAACGGCCGAGGTGTACACCTCGGTCGCCAAATCAATCATCGAACGGACCAAATCATTGGCCATCCTGTccggaaaagaagaaaagccCTATGTCGAACGGGAAAGGCTGCCGTCCTGGGTGCCAGACTGGGGTACCGTCCCCTCCACCGTATCACTAGGGCTAGCCAACAAATACCTCGACCCCTTCGACGCCGGAGGAAAGCCAGCCTGTCGAGTAAACATCAGCATCCCCCTAAACGGGCCACCAACGCTACACTGCCTCGGTATTACCTTTGACACGGTCAAGAAATTGTCTCTTTCCACCATGCGTCCCGGCCAAGACGCAGCCACCAACAACGTCGAAGTACTAGTAGATTGGCTAGACCTCATAAGCGGATCTTCAAGCTCTGTCGTGTCGGAAACCGCCGATTATCTGATTGGCCAATTTAACCAAAACCTCCGCGGCGTATCCTCATACTCCCGCagcccaccacaacctccaaaaTTCGCCTATTCACTATGGACAACAATACAAGCCCTCTCCACTCCCACCCTGCAGCTCGAGCCAGCTGAACTTCATGCAAGAAACAACCGCGGTGaacccaccagcagcaccctaAAATTCTGTTACGAACGCAAGCTCTTTCTCACCCACAGCGGTGCGCTCGGACTGGGCCCCCCTGATCTTCTCCAAGGCGACACCGTCGCCGTGCTGCTTGGAGCACCAGTGCCCCATATCCTACGAAGGCTCCCATCATCAGAACAGAACAACTCCGCCAACGTATATGCTCTCGTTGGCGAGTGTTTTGTCGACGGCATCATGGCCGGGGAGGCTCTCAACCACCTGCAGGATCAGCTCAAAGAGATGGGACATCGATGTCGTACGTTTGCAAAGAGCTGCTCCAACGCCCCATTGGAGACCTTTTGTATCCAGTAA
- a CDS encoding hypothetical protein (EggNog:ENOG503PUGY), with the protein MENPTLYNPTNITHLSNLSISYLADVLLAKGNNATRDGFGCRPASLILPLDNLSILELEPNPDIHMNLTVGVNPTQLDPGVSQLRDMARGLFPYPLNESGVGDVVNWWTDNTENHPADTKRFLGAVVNMCGGEYCRSGKVTVGNPDIVGIGMIVAIGMLLCLTVAFSLLSFGPLIDVVARAPYTTRKTRFSLRVSCIGTVDELFSAVFVFALAVIVSTFVFRYRTDTRFDALMANALSQLCSTTVIMLAAAYWCHNQHRPHATGSVFLIAVLTIALYVTHAGVANMRASEAEMACGIGKQRVSLMKGDPFDMEKFHFVPVGFGSWFLALIGAVFHHPWMNRFRPTKDHKMIWRILWKTVGSFPTVFGLIGLAVYMAYFMNTWQLMKENYGKTFSQNVKEWGFGQYLAVFTWVPPILTFGHLFISGMEKAIEQRLPYGWTAVKLHGSVDYRGDDRKDDDQGGSNWTGSRSSRSRVREVDSLAQRHEMGELLNTSPKTKTATPQEMIYPFPEQRPGQVASPIIPFPEGPGQMPTAYTPGSLYDPAHPQRSPRFAYNNGAGLEANTGYPATPTDAPGYHEPRH; encoded by the exons ATGGAGAACCCCACActctacaacccaaccaacattacccacctctccaacctcagcaTATCTTACCTTGCAGATGTGCTTCTCGCCAAAGGCAACAATGCCACCCGCGACGGCTTCGGCTGCCGCCCCGCCTCCTTAATCCTTCCGCTTGACAATTTATCCATTTTGGAACTCGAACCCAACCCTGATATCCACATGAACCTCACCGTGGGGGTCAATCCAACCCAGCTTGATCCCGGGGTCTCTCAGCTGAGGGATATGGCGAGGGGTCTTTTTCCTTATCCTCTGAATGAGTCTGGCGTCGGAGATGTCGTCAACTGGTGGACTGACAACACCGAAAACCACCCAGCTGACACCAAGCGGTTCTTGGGCGCTGTGGTCAACATGTGTGGAGGAGAGTACTGCCGCTCAGGAAAAGTCACTGTCGGCAACCCAGATATTGTCGGGATAGGG ATGATAGTAGCCATAGGAATGCTCCTCTGCCTCACCGttgccttctccctcttATCCTTCGGCCCTTTGATCGACGTCGTTGCCCGCGCCCCTTACACCACCCGCAAAACCCGCTTCTCCCTCCGCGTCTCCTGCATCGGCACCGTCGACGAGCTCTTCTCGGCCGTGTTTGTCTTTGCCCTGGCCGTCATAGTCTCAACGTTTGTCTTTCGGTACCGAACCGACACCCGCTTCGATGCGCTCATGGCCAACGCGCTAAGCCAGCTCTGCAGCACCACTGTCATCATGCTCGCCGCGGCGTACTGGTGTCACAACCAGCACCGGCCGCACGCTACCGGGTCGGTGTTTCTCATTGCCGTCCTCACCATCGCCCTGTATGTCACCCATGCAGGAGTTGCAAACATGAGGGCGAGTGAAGCCGAGATGGCATGCGGCATAGGCAAACAGAGGGTCAGTCTTATGAAAGGCGACCCCTTTGACATGGAGAAATTCCACTTTGTTCCCGTGGGCTTTGGGAGCTGGTTTCTGGCCTTGATTGGTGCCGTGTTTCACCACCCGTGGATGAATAGGTTCAGGCCGACCAAGGACCACAAGATGATTTGGAGGATCCTGTGGAAGACGGTGGGCAGCTTCCCTACCGTGTTCGGCCTGATTGGACTGGCCGTATACATGGCGTATTTTATGAATACGTGGCAGCTGATGAAGGAGAATTACGGAAAGACTTTTAGTCAGAATGTCAAAGAGTGGGGTTTTGGACAGTATCTGGCTGTGTTTACCTGGGTGCCGCCGATTCTGACGTTTGGACACTTGTTTATCTCtgggatggagaaggcgatTGAGCAGAGGTTGCCGTATGGATGGACGGCCGTTAAACTCCACGGTTCAGTCGACTACCGCGGTGATGATAGGAAGGATGATGATCAGGGGGGGAGTAATTGGACAGGAAGTCGGAGCTCGCGAAGTCGTGTGCGGGAGGTGGACAGTTTGGCACAGAGGCACGAGATGGGGGAATTGTTGAACACATCGCCAAAGACGAAGACAGCGACGCCGCAGGAGATGATTTACCCATTTCCCGAACAGAGGCCGGGGCAAGTGGCGAGTCCGATCATCCCGTTTCCAGAGGGTCCTGGGCAGATGCCAACAGCGTATACGCCAGGGAGTTTGTATGATCCGGCGCATCCTCAAAGGTCCCCGAGATTCGCATATAACAATGGGGCGGGTCTGGAAGCCAACACGGGGTATCCTGCCACGCCTACGGACGCGCCTGGCTATCATGAGCCACGGCATTGA
- a CDS encoding hypothetical protein (EggNog:ENOG503NW0I; COG:S): protein MRRSPPAPGLRPQSLPALPRPTRPAPSSRPVTYPPPQDYRPAPPVPYLNLPPAPPLAPLRPRGPRPPAPYVESKSRPRSRSPSSPPNKSDPSPSSPPPQIDPSINPILRAHLTALSPETRRVLPSILTRLGRTSHAQTCEQFDFTNTTRLDPSIRPAKNPQVTVKVVNMDTLEAALSLPERDPPPLPKDGQPVRFRPLILNFSDVDRPSGNERRGSRHGDFSQSESLCYRTSLGMSLERGRHPVGMNTSVLYNPYVEVVRRDTSGRFLDLDHPENLPVVAAITMGAQYRPETKTYMVPAGLGRTRPKQAFHRYTDRERLKMRMRLTLRVAGMHRHTRLVLGAVGCGRRYKNPAEDVALCWLEVLREDEFAVDWWTDVVFAVWDPPGAGLDSVSKFNHEIFKRVLDGKHVGEYYWRLHE, encoded by the exons ATGAGACGTtcgcctccagctccaggACTTAGACCTCAATCCCTCCCTGCGCTTCCAAGACCTACTCGCCCTGCCCCTTCGTCCCGCCCGGTGAcctaccctcctccacaggaTTACcgcccagcaccaccagtCCCCTACCTCAACCTGCCCCCCGCACCCCCCCTGGCACCCCTCCGACCCCGCGGCCCTCGCCCCCCAGCCCCCTACGTAGA GTCCAAGTCGCGGCCGCGGTCGcggtccccctcctccccgccaaacAAATCAgatccctccccctcaagccccccgccccaaatcgacccctccatcaaccccatcctccgcgcCCACCTCACCGCCCTCAGCCCCGAAACCCGCCgcgtcctcccctccatcctcacccgCCTCGGCCGCACCTCCCACGCCCAAACATGCGAACAATTCGacttcaccaacaccacccgcctcGACCCCTCCATCCGCCCGGCCAAAAACCCACAAGTAACCGTCAAAGTAGTCAACATGGACACCCTTGAAGCggccctctctctccccgaGCGggacccacctcccctccccaaagaCGGACAGCCAGTCCGGTTCAGGCCATTAATCCTCAACTTTAGCGACGTAGACCGCCCCTCCGGGAACGAGAGGCGGGGTAGTAGACACGGGGATTTCTCTCAGAGCGAGAGTCTGTGCTATAGGACTTCTCTCGGGATGAGTCTAGAACGGGGGCGGCACCCGGTGGGAATGAACACCTCTGTGCTCTACAATCCGTACGTTGAAGTTGTTCGTCGGGACACGTCCGGTCGCTTCCTCGATCTGGACCACCCCGAGAATTTGCCCGTCGTGGCGGCCATCACGATGGGGGCGCAGTACCGCCCCGAGACAAAAACCTACATGGTGCCtgctgggctggggaggacgaggccgaAGCAGGCTTTTCATCGGTATACTGACAGAGAAAGGCtcaagatgaggatgaggttgacgCTGAGGGTGGCGGGGATGCACAGGCATACTAGGTTGGTTCTTGGGGCGGTGGGGTGCGGGAGGAGGTACAAGAACCCGGCCGAGGATGTGGCGTTGTGctggttggaggtgttgagggaggatgagTTTGCGGTGGATTGGTGGACCGATGTGGTGTTTGCCGTGTGGGACCCGCCTGGGGCGGGACTGGATTCGGTGTCCAAGTTTAATCATGAGATTTTTAAACGGGTGCTGGATGGGAAGCACGTGGGGGAGTATTATTGGAGGTTGCATGAGTAG
- a CDS encoding hypothetical protein (COG:S; EggNog:ENOG503PEV2): MLSISTIFAGFLALISAVHTAPTSLDEQPGSVSGYGIVPISWDLPVNLDDPTGATVTVTGTIQEAIAQMDASYSDWNATFQARVTPPPGDSASLDSTANLDDPDDIDCNVDYKYADKVTIVWGINYLRSITGKPKNGPGPNNCGRVSCSWNSAIYWCNDDTVEKELTWNDIADGASAVNEACKTNRGHDSKGRGSYDDHWNVLVRGDVC; encoded by the exons ATGTTGTCCATTTCCACCATCTTCGCCGGTTTTCTGGCCCTGATCAGC GCTGTTCATACcgctcccacctccctcgaTGAACAGCCGGGCTCCGTCTCGGGCTACGGCATAGTCCCGATCTCCTGGGACCTTcccgtcaacctcgacgaccCCACTGGCGCCACCGTTACAGTGACCGGCACTATTCAGGAGGCCATCGCCCAGATGGACGCCAGCTACTCCGACTGGAACGCCACCTTCCAGGCCCGGGTGACTCCTCCCCCAGGCGATAGTGCCAGCTTGGACTCCACGGCCAACCTTGACGACCCGGACGACATCGACTGTAACGTGGACTACAAGTACGCAGACAAGGTTACCATCGTGTGGGGTATCAACTACCTGCGTAGTATCACTGGCAAGCCGAAGAACGGCCCAGGCCCAAACAATTGCGGGCGTGTTAGCTGTTCTTGGAACTCGGCCATCTATTGGTGCAATGAT GATACCGTCGAGAAGGAACTCACGTGGAATGATATCGCTGATGGCGCATCAGCTGTAAACGAAGCGTGTAAGACTAACCGGGGTCACGATTCCAAGGGGCGCGGCAGCTACGATGACCATTGGAATGTTCTTGTTCGTGGGGATGTCTGCTGA